The sequence AGTAATGGCGCTGGCTCCCACAGCCAGCGGCGCGGCCACGGCCAGCGCCAGGGCCAGGGTCAGATGGTGAACGATCATATGCTTCTATTTCTTCTACTTCGGCTTTGGTTCCTGTGCGCCTGAGCGGCCCGGCTTGGTCTCCCCCTCCCTTAATACCACGTCGAGCGATACCACGCTGACGTACGGAACAAATCCCAGGGCCCTTTGCCGCGCGTAAGCGTCGGCAATGCAAGCGGGAGTCCGGGCATAGTCCACCCCGAGCACCAGCTTCCCGGCACGCTTGATCGCCAGGGCGTTCTGTCGGTTTTCCTCGCACCACCGCATCCGGGCCGGCTTGTCGTGGGCGAGGTAGAACACGTCTTCGATCCCAAGGCCGTCCACGGCCTGAATGTACTCTTCGTTAGGCTTGGGCTCCCAATAGGCCCAGGTGTAAAGCTCGGGCGAGTTCTGGGGCACGATCTTGAACTGGGGATTGGCCGCCTTGGCATACCTGGAGATGCGGCTGATCAGCCCGACCATCCGGTGCGCCAGCTCCTCTCGCTTCATCTCTTTGGCCGGCACGGCTTCGTAGGCGGTCACCATGTCCAGGTAGGCGCCGTCGAAGCCGGCCTTGAGGGCCTGATCCACTCGTCCCTTGACCACCGGCCACCAGCGCTCGTCCCAGAACTTCACGAGCCGTTCCTTGGGCCAGCCTTTGACGACACCCACCTTGAGGTCCTCCGGAACGTCTGGCCATTCCGGGCGGTAGTTCTCGATGGCGCCGATCTCGAAGTAGGCCAGCACGAACATCCCCTGCTGCTGCGCCGCCCTGATCTCCTCACGCGTGAAGAAGCCGCTCTTGCCATCCCGCGCCAGGTCAATGACCGCCAGGTCGAAGCCGGCGCCGGCGATCTCGTCCAGCTTGCCGTCCTTGTACTTGGCCAACTGATAAACCCAGCTTTTCACATTGGCCCAATCACGACTGCCCGAGGCGGGCAGGATGGCCAGCAACAAACAGCCAAGCACGCTGAGGTTTCTCTTCATGGGTCAGGTCTTCTTCTGCCGCTTGGGCGGGACCTCAGGCTGCGACGGGTCGTAGGCGGGGTTGGGCGCCGGCATCTGCGCGCCGACTTCCTTGCGCCAGGCGTGCAAACGCGCGCGCAGCTCCCGAACTTTGTCCGGCATGCTGGCCGCGAGATTGGTCTGCTCGCCGATGTCGTCCCGCAAGTTGTAGAGTTCGACGCGCATGCCGCTGAAGAACTCGATCAGCTTGAAGTCGCCTTTGCGGATCGCGCCGTAAGGGGTCGTGCCGCCGAGCTGATAGTGCTGGTAATGGGGGTAATGCCAGAAAAGCTCATCGCGTTTCAAGCCGCCGGTCTGACGCAGGAGCGGGACGAGGCTCACGCTGTCCAGCGCCGTATCCGCACGTTCCTTGGCGCCCACCGCTTCCAGGATGGTGCGATACAGGTCCGTGCCGATGACGGGCGTGCCGCATATGCTGCCCGGTTTGGTGACGCCGGGCCAATACACGATGAGCGGCGTGCGCGTGCCGCCCTCATAACAACTGCCTTTGCCGGCGCGCAGCGGCAGATTGGATGTGGTGCCCTGCGTGATGCGCCCGCCATTGTCCGAAGCGAACACGAAGACCGTGCGATCGGCAAGGCCAAGTTCCTCGACTTTGTTGCGCACGCGGCCGACGGCGTCGTCCAGGCTTGC is a genomic window of Candidatus Paceibacterota bacterium containing:
- a CDS encoding endo alpha-1,4 polygalactosaminidase — protein: MKRNLSVLGCLLLAILPASGSRDWANVKSWVYQLAKYKDGKLDEIAGAGFDLAVIDLARDGKSGFFTREEIRAAQQQGMFVLAYFEIGAIENYRPEWPDVPEDLKVGVVKGWPKERLVKFWDERWWPVVKGRVDQALKAGFDGAYLDMVTAYEAVPAKEMKREELAHRMVGLISRISRYAKAANPQFKIVPQNSPELYTWAYWEPKPNEEYIQAVDGLGIEDVFYLAHDKPARMRWCEENRQNALAIKRAGKLVLGVDYARTPACIADAYARQRALGFVPYVSVVSLDVVLREGETKPGRSGAQEPKPK